One part of the Oceanihabitans sp. IOP_32 genome encodes these proteins:
- a CDS encoding substrate-binding domain-containing protein — MKTIKDIAEEAKVSTGTVDRVIHNRPGVSLKTKTKIQKLLKKYNFETNLLASTLASQKKYVIVALIPLHKSKKDYWYEPKKGVKIAFKEIRKYGVEAHCIHFDQFDLNSYKKGLDQILKINPDGVVLAPFFYNTSSKFSKVLDEKNIPYVYINIDLEEQKNLSFIGQDSFNSGYLCGKMMNLCVNETTHLAILLSKKNVDNHRAIEDRVKGFLNYFSQKNTNRVIKKIFFESMEIEQVRKVLTKELIKDNEIKGLFIPSSSAHIVGDFLESIDLTHIRVIGFDAHQNNIDYIKKGIIDFAIDQNPFDQGYVGVKILFEYLLLRKEPNPKYNSPMTIVTKENVDYFNVMSLIEFAT; from the coding sequence GTGAAAACAATTAAAGATATAGCAGAAGAAGCTAAAGTATCTACTGGAACTGTAGATCGGGTAATCCACAACAGGCCAGGAGTTTCGCTAAAGACCAAGACTAAAATCCAGAAATTACTGAAGAAGTATAATTTTGAAACCAATTTACTTGCCAGCACCTTAGCCTCTCAAAAAAAATATGTTATTGTGGCTTTAATTCCTTTGCATAAATCTAAAAAAGACTATTGGTATGAACCAAAAAAAGGAGTAAAAATAGCTTTTAAAGAAATTCGGAAATACGGAGTAGAAGCACATTGTATACATTTTGATCAGTTTGATCTGAACAGCTACAAAAAGGGTTTAGATCAAATTCTTAAAATAAATCCAGATGGCGTGGTATTGGCGCCTTTTTTTTACAATACGTCTTCAAAGTTTAGTAAGGTTTTAGATGAGAAAAATATACCCTATGTCTACATTAATATAGACCTAGAAGAGCAGAAAAACCTCTCATTTATTGGACAAGACTCTTTTAACAGTGGTTACTTATGTGGTAAGATGATGAATTTATGTGTTAACGAAACCACACACTTAGCTATTCTTTTATCAAAAAAAAATGTAGATAACCATCGAGCCATAGAAGATAGGGTTAAGGGATTTTTAAACTATTTCTCACAAAAGAATACCAATCGGGTAATTAAAAAAATTTTCTTCGAGAGCATGGAAATAGAGCAAGTTAGAAAAGTTCTTACCAAAGAGCTCATCAAGGATAATGAGATTAAAGGCTTATTTATTCCCTCTAGCTCTGCCCATATTGTCGGCGATTTTCTTGAAAGTATAGATCTTACTCATATTCGGGTTATTGGCTTTGATGCACATCAAAACAATATAGATTATATTAAAAAAGGTATTATTGATTTTGCAATAGACCAAAACCCCTTTGATCAAGGTTATGTTGGGGTTAAAATACTATTTGAGTATTTATTGTTGCGAAAAGAACCAAATCCTAAATACAACTCTCCAATGACGATAGTGACCAAAGAAAATGTAGATTATTTTAACGTCATGTCGCTCATTGAATTCGCGACTTAA
- a CDS encoding glycoside hydrolase family 3 protein translates to MYLKKATQHLVIFTVLCAMATLLSSCRHTNKQEEPMQVQLGYRAVELIALDGLQFKDLNKNGKLDVYEDWRLPYEERSQDLISKMSLEQKAGFMIISSTRLENDWSFQKPQSEGAISSGFNETDLVWDINMFTKKPLPAPNMGAAGTTKDVTQFHKRHFILRANPSPKILAEWANNLQALCESDGLGIPGIITSNPRNHITMDASIGLSVGKTPFSTWPGELGMAAMRDFELVREFANIARQEWRAAGIRKGYMYMADLATEPRWQRVEGTFGEDADLSANMMREIVLGFQGKELGPNSIALTTKHFPGGGAAEGGHDPHFDWGKREVFPGGMFNTNLIPFKAAIEAGTSAIMPYYSYPVGTQYDEVAYAYNKRILQEVLRGELGFEGIINSDTGPIDMMPWGVEELSITERYKMAIDAGVNIFSGTANPEQLITTLKQHPELMPKVDESVNLLLLEKFRLGLFEDPYVSIDAAISTIGKKEFQLRADLAMRKSIVLLRNTNLGEGKTLPIKPKTKVYFETYYPKKGAEASNVFQTEKNEWDIEIVNTPEKADLILLWLVPKSPSLFDADGSALHINLSNNNVDVDYIKTLTSKKPTILAVNYSNPWAIDEIYQEGSKHVKSVLATFGTTPEALLDVVTGRFKPQGKMPFSTPVSDEAAQNQKSDVPGYMEDEGYALFNFDEGLDGF, encoded by the coding sequence ATGTATTTAAAAAAAGCAACACAGCACTTGGTTATTTTTACGGTCTTATGCGCCATGGCAACATTATTGTCTAGTTGTCGTCATACCAACAAGCAAGAAGAACCTATGCAAGTGCAACTGGGCTATAGAGCTGTAGAATTGATAGCGCTCGATGGTCTTCAATTTAAAGATCTTAACAAAAATGGAAAGCTTGATGTTTACGAAGATTGGCGTTTACCCTATGAAGAGCGTAGTCAGGATTTAATTTCTAAAATGAGCTTAGAGCAAAAAGCTGGATTTATGATTATAAGTTCTACGCGTTTGGAAAACGACTGGTCATTTCAAAAACCACAAAGTGAAGGAGCTATTTCAAGTGGTTTTAACGAAACTGATTTGGTTTGGGATATTAATATGTTTACTAAAAAACCTTTACCAGCTCCTAATATGGGTGCTGCGGGTACCACTAAGGATGTCACTCAATTTCATAAACGGCATTTTATTTTACGAGCTAATCCCTCTCCGAAAATTTTGGCAGAATGGGCAAATAATCTACAAGCTTTGTGTGAAAGTGATGGTCTTGGTATTCCGGGTATTATAACCTCTAACCCCAGAAATCATATCACCATGGATGCTTCTATAGGTTTAAGTGTTGGTAAAACGCCGTTCTCTACTTGGCCTGGAGAGCTGGGTATGGCAGCCATGCGTGATTTCGAGTTGGTTCGTGAATTTGCCAATATAGCAAGACAAGAGTGGAGGGCTGCAGGAATAAGAAAAGGCTATATGTACATGGCTGATCTTGCCACAGAACCAAGATGGCAAAGAGTAGAAGGTACTTTTGGAGAAGACGCCGACTTATCTGCAAATATGATGCGTGAAATAGTATTGGGTTTTCAGGGCAAAGAATTAGGCCCTAATTCTATAGCGCTAACAACCAAACACTTTCCTGGCGGAGGAGCTGCAGAAGGGGGACACGACCCACATTTTGATTGGGGAAAAAGAGAAGTTTTTCCTGGAGGCATGTTCAATACGAATTTAATTCCCTTTAAAGCGGCTATCGAGGCAGGAACTTCGGCAATCATGCCATATTATTCGTATCCCGTGGGAACCCAATACGATGAGGTCGCTTATGCGTATAACAAACGAATTCTACAAGAGGTATTGCGCGGCGAATTAGGTTTTGAAGGCATTATAAACTCAGATACAGGACCTATAGATATGATGCCTTGGGGTGTCGAGGAACTCAGTATTACCGAGCGTTATAAAATGGCCATAGATGCAGGCGTAAATATATTCTCGGGTACCGCTAATCCAGAGCAACTTATCACCACATTAAAACAACACCCAGAACTTATGCCTAAGGTCGATGAGTCTGTAAATCTTCTATTGTTAGAGAAATTTCGCTTAGGACTTTTTGAGGATCCATATGTAAGTATCGATGCAGCTATAAGTACAATAGGCAAAAAAGAATTTCAACTGCGTGCAGATTTAGCGATGCGTAAATCTATCGTTCTATTGCGTAATACTAATCTTGGAGAAGGAAAAACTCTTCCTATAAAACCAAAAACGAAAGTCTATTTTGAAACGTATTATCCAAAAAAAGGTGCTGAGGCTTCTAATGTTTTTCAAACAGAAAAGAATGAATGGGATATAGAAATTGTAAACACCCCCGAAAAAGCAGACTTGATATTATTGTGGTTGGTACCAAAATCTCCTTCTTTATTTGACGCAGATGGTAGTGCACTACATATTAATCTTTCCAATAACAATGTGGATGTAGACTATATTAAAACACTAACTTCTAAAAAACCAACAATACTGGCTGTGAATTACTCAAATCCTTGGGCTATAGACGAGATTTATCAAGAGGGATCAAAGCACGTAAAGAGTGTTCTCGCTACCTTTGGAACTACTCCAGAAGCTTTATTAGATGTTGTAACAGGTCGATTTAAGCCTCAAGGCAAAATGCCATTTTCAACTCCAGTATCCGATGAGGCTGCTCAGAATCAAAAATCTGATGTTCCCGGATATATGGAAGACGAGGGTTATGCTTTATTCAATTTTGATGAAGGTCTAGACGGTTTTTAG